The following proteins are co-located in the Haloarcula marismortui ATCC 43049 genome:
- a CDS encoding SLC13 family permease has protein sequence MPSLSMGALVVFALVVAALTLFVTEWLPPDMTAIAVLVALVVLEPYTGVPARTAIEGFASPAVVTIVAMYILSAGVESAGVVDWLAGRLAALTGGDERRLLTAIVGTTGVSAGFVNNTPVVAVFIPLVTGLSERYGISPSNLLLPLSFAAMLGGTLTLVGTATNLLASDLSAQLLGRPFSMFTLTPVGVVVLAVGVGYLLTVGRALVPERVHPAADFTEEFEMDRHLAQLRVREASPLVGLTVREALEGSVSDDAVEAVVDVVDAGESLPTEATVEQVLAVSGPLDVDVLQIDRDGESFFATATDRPLEPGDVLTVRGNRQAVNQLAQTLDLRDLARESVTADLLAESGHPGVLAEAVIDRESRLRGRTLADVQLRSRFDVTVLAVRRGDEVIHEDLTAVELSAGDLLLLQTPLDKMGHLQDEGYLTLTEGPPELFDALEGGPPSLDAAAAVPLATLLAVIALAALDLLPIYIAALGGVVATVATGTLSASKAYDAVSWNVVFLLAGLLPLGQAMQATGGAAFVGGLLVDAAGVLPPLALLALVYLLTAVLASAITPAATVVLMIPIAVATATEIGASGFPFLVVVTFAVATAFLTPIGYQTNLMVYGPGGYRFTDFARVGGPLQLLLCAVTSLSVSVVWPL, from the coding sequence CGGCCATCGCTGTCCTCGTCGCGCTGGTCGTGCTGGAACCGTACACCGGCGTCCCGGCGCGGACAGCCATCGAAGGGTTCGCCAGCCCGGCGGTGGTTACCATCGTCGCGATGTACATCCTCAGCGCCGGTGTCGAATCGGCCGGCGTTGTCGACTGGCTGGCCGGACGGCTCGCGGCGCTGACGGGCGGCGACGAACGGCGGCTGCTGACCGCCATCGTCGGCACGACGGGCGTCAGCGCGGGCTTCGTCAACAACACGCCGGTTGTCGCCGTCTTCATCCCGCTGGTCACCGGCCTCTCGGAACGGTACGGTATCTCGCCGTCGAACCTGCTGTTGCCGCTCTCTTTCGCCGCGATGCTCGGTGGGACGCTCACGCTGGTCGGCACCGCGACAAACCTGCTCGCGAGCGACCTCTCGGCGCAGTTGCTCGGCCGGCCGTTCTCGATGTTCACGCTGACGCCTGTCGGTGTCGTCGTCCTCGCTGTCGGCGTTGGCTACCTGCTGACGGTGGGTCGGGCGCTCGTCCCCGAACGGGTCCATCCCGCGGCCGACTTCACTGAGGAGTTCGAGATGGACCGCCATCTGGCGCAGTTACGGGTTCGCGAGGCGTCCCCACTGGTCGGGCTGACGGTTCGAGAAGCGCTCGAAGGCAGCGTCTCCGACGACGCAGTCGAGGCGGTCGTTGACGTGGTCGACGCGGGGGAGTCACTGCCGACCGAGGCCACCGTCGAACAGGTCCTCGCCGTGAGTGGCCCGCTTGACGTCGACGTGCTCCAGATCGACCGCGACGGCGAGTCGTTCTTTGCGACAGCCACCGACCGCCCGCTCGAACCTGGCGACGTGCTGACGGTCCGTGGCAACCGCCAAGCTGTCAACCAACTCGCTCAGACGCTTGACCTTCGGGACCTCGCCCGTGAGTCTGTTACGGCGGACTTGCTGGCGGAAAGCGGGCACCCGGGCGTCCTCGCGGAGGCCGTCATCGACAGGGAGTCGCGGCTCCGCGGGCGAACGCTTGCCGACGTGCAACTCCGCAGTCGATTCGACGTGACGGTCCTCGCTGTCCGCCGCGGCGACGAGGTCATTCACGAGGATCTCACGGCGGTCGAACTGTCCGCTGGCGACTTACTCTTACTCCAGACGCCCCTTGACAAGATGGGGCACCTCCAGGACGAGGGCTACCTGACCCTGACCGAGGGCCCACCGGAGCTGTTCGATGCGCTTGAGGGCGGCCCACCCTCGCTTGACGCCGCTGCGGCGGTCCCGCTTGCGACCCTGCTCGCCGTCATCGCGCTCGCAGCGCTGGACCTGCTGCCCATCTATATTGCCGCGCTGGGTGGCGTCGTCGCCACGGTCGCCACCGGCACACTGAGCGCCTCGAAGGCCTACGACGCGGTGAGCTGGAACGTCGTGTTCCTGCTCGCCGGCCTGCTCCCCCTGGGCCAGGCGATGCAGGCCACCGGCGGAGCCGCGTTCGTCGGCGGGCTCCTTGTCGACGCCGCCGGCGTCCTCCCGCCGCTCGCGCTGCTAGCGCTGGTGTATCTCCTGACTGCTGTCCTCGCCAGCGCCATCACCCCGGCCGCGACCGTCGTGCTGATGATCCCGATTGCCGTCGCCACTGCCACGGAGATCGGCGCTTCTGGGTTCCCGTTCCTCGTCGTCGTGACGTTCGCGGTCGCGACGGCCTTCCTGACACCCATCGGCTACCAGACGAACCTGATGGTGTACGGTCCCGGCGGCTACCGCTTCACTGACTTCGCGCGCGTCGGCGGACCGCTACAGCTGCTTCTGTGTGCCGTGACATCGCTCTCGGTGTCGGTCGTCTGGCCGCTGTAA
- a CDS encoding PspA/IM30 family protein, whose translation MGILSRASYVIRSKLNAVLNRAEDPTETLDYSYEQLRDELQDVKQGIADLTTQKKRLEIQKRRLEENVEKHNEQARQAVEQDREDLARQALEKKKQKMSQIEDLEGQIQDLQSQQDQLVEQKDELQKQIEQFRTKKETMKARHEAAKASARVNEAMTGAGDEMQDINQAIERAEERTEDMEARSQAMDELREDGVLESQISDESSLERELEEVRQKGSVDAELDTLKAEMGKAEDGDSGSSDADVSEAELEQELADESTQVDVDESEVESELDELKEDEQ comes from the coding sequence ATGGGAATCCTCTCGCGCGCGTCGTACGTCATCCGCTCCAAGCTCAACGCCGTCCTGAACCGAGCGGAGGACCCGACAGAGACCCTCGACTACAGCTACGAGCAGTTGCGTGACGAACTGCAGGACGTCAAGCAGGGCATTGCAGACCTGACGACCCAGAAGAAGCGACTGGAGATACAGAAGCGCCGTCTCGAAGAAAACGTCGAGAAGCACAACGAACAGGCGCGCCAGGCCGTCGAGCAGGACCGCGAAGACCTCGCCCGCCAGGCGCTGGAAAAGAAAAAGCAGAAGATGAGTCAGATCGAGGACCTGGAAGGCCAGATACAGGACTTACAGAGCCAGCAGGACCAGCTGGTCGAGCAGAAAGACGAACTCCAGAAACAGATCGAGCAGTTCCGGACGAAGAAGGAGACGATGAAGGCTCGCCACGAGGCCGCCAAGGCGTCGGCGCGCGTCAACGAAGCGATGACCGGCGCGGGCGACGAGATGCAGGATATCAATCAGGCTATCGAGCGCGCGGAGGAACGAACCGAGGACATGGAAGCCCGTTCGCAGGCGATGGACGAACTCCGCGAGGACGGCGTCCTCGAAAGTCAGATATCGGACGAGAGTTCACTGGAGCGGGAGCTTGAAGAAGTCCGACAGAAAGGGTCAGTTGACGCCGAACTCGACACGCTAAAAGCCGAGATGGGGAAAGCCGAGGACGGCGACAGCGGGTCGAGCGACGCGGATGTTTCCGAAGCCGAACTGGAACAGGAACTCGCCGACGAGAGTACGCAGGTCGACGTCGACGAGAGCGAGGTTGAGTCGGAGCTGGACGAGCTGAAAGAAGACGAGCAGTAA
- a CDS encoding alpha/beta hydrolase — MTTVGIPGGRDVTASLDRPASDTVIVACPPHPQYGGSRSDSRLKAVSDALAPDISCLRFDYGAWDEGRGERADAENALAWADERYDAVGLFGYSFGAAVALCTAAAHDTAADPAALSVLAPPAGVTAHLDAAAALDAIDCPVQVVVAERDATVDWEPVVDRATELGQTVERLPADHHFVGQSGRIGETVGPFLRDHL, encoded by the coding sequence ATGACTACCGTCGGGATACCGGGTGGGCGAGACGTCACCGCGTCGCTTGACCGGCCAGCATCGGACACCGTCATCGTTGCGTGCCCGCCCCACCCGCAGTACGGCGGCTCCCGGTCTGACAGCCGGCTCAAGGCGGTCAGCGACGCGCTGGCCCCTGACATCAGCTGTCTCCGGTTCGACTACGGCGCGTGGGACGAGGGCCGTGGCGAGCGGGCCGACGCCGAGAACGCGCTGGCGTGGGCCGACGAGCGCTACGACGCAGTTGGCCTGTTTGGCTACAGTTTTGGCGCGGCTGTGGCGCTCTGTACGGCCGCTGCACACGACACTGCGGCCGACCCGGCGGCCTTGTCAGTGCTCGCCCCACCGGCCGGCGTGACCGCGCATCTCGATGCGGCCGCTGCGCTTGACGCCATCGACTGCCCGGTACAGGTCGTGGTCGCGGAGCGCGATGCGACAGTCGACTGGGAACCGGTCGTTGACCGGGCTACCGAGCTGGGCCAGACGGTTGAGCGCCTGCCAGCCGACCACCATTTCGTCGGGCAGAGCGGCCGTATCGGCGAGACGGTTGGGCCGTTTCTCCGCGACCACCTGTAG
- a CDS encoding CTP synthase gives MPTEPETDYDPELGRKFIFVTGGVMSGLGKGITAASTGRLLKNAGFDVTAVKIDPYLNVDAGTMNPFQHGEVYVLKDGGEVDLDLGNYERFLDIDMTFDHNVTTGKTYQHVIEKERSGDYLGRTVQIIPHITDDIKRRIREAAEGNDVCIIEVGGTVGDIEGMPYLEALRQFAHEEDEDDILFTHVTLVPYSKNGEQKTKPTQHSVKELRSIGLQPDILVGRCSDKLDIDTKEKIGLFCDVPTEAVFSNPDVDDIYHVPLMVEEEGLDQYVMEELDIASEALPEDERENRWRDLVTQNTEGEVEVALVGKYDLEDAYMSVHEALKHAGLEKNVDVNVRWVNSEKMNDHHADRMREADAIVVPGGFGARGTEGKIEAIRYARENDIPFLGLCLGFQMAVVEYARNVLDLDDAHSAELEEDTPHPVIDILPEQYEIEDMGGTMRLGAHETEINANTLAATLYGGESCTERHRHRYEVNPEYIDDLEAAGLKFSGRAGNRMEILELGPEDHPYFIGTQFHPEFRSRPTRASPPFVGLLEAVLGDDPHTATTEEVSH, from the coding sequence ATGCCGACCGAACCCGAAACGGACTACGACCCGGAACTGGGTCGGAAGTTCATCTTCGTCACCGGTGGCGTGATGTCTGGCCTGGGGAAGGGCATCACTGCCGCCAGCACAGGTAGATTACTCAAAAACGCCGGGTTCGACGTTACAGCGGTCAAGATTGACCCGTATCTGAACGTCGACGCCGGTACGATGAATCCCTTCCAGCACGGCGAGGTGTACGTGCTCAAAGACGGCGGGGAGGTCGACCTCGACCTGGGGAACTACGAGCGGTTCCTCGACATCGACATGACCTTCGACCACAACGTCACCACGGGGAAGACTTACCAGCACGTCATCGAGAAGGAGCGGTCCGGCGACTACCTCGGTCGCACGGTCCAGATTATCCCGCATATCACCGACGACATCAAGCGCCGTATCCGCGAGGCCGCCGAAGGCAACGACGTCTGTATCATCGAAGTCGGCGGCACGGTCGGGGACATCGAAGGGATGCCGTATCTCGAAGCGCTCCGGCAGTTCGCCCACGAAGAGGACGAGGACGATATTCTCTTTACCCACGTCACGCTCGTCCCATACTCGAAAAACGGCGAGCAAAAGACCAAGCCGACCCAACACTCCGTGAAGGAACTGCGCTCTATCGGTCTTCAGCCCGACATTCTGGTCGGCCGCTGCTCGGACAAACTCGATATCGACACCAAGGAGAAGATCGGGTTGTTCTGTGACGTGCCGACGGAAGCCGTCTTCTCGAACCCCGATGTCGACGACATCTACCATGTCCCGCTGATGGTCGAGGAGGAAGGACTCGACCAGTACGTGATGGAAGAACTCGACATCGCCTCGGAGGCACTGCCCGAAGACGAGCGGGAGAACCGCTGGCGCGACCTCGTCACCCAGAACACAGAGGGCGAGGTCGAAGTCGCGCTCGTCGGCAAGTACGACCTCGAAGACGCCTACATGTCCGTCCACGAGGCGCTGAAACACGCCGGCCTTGAGAAAAACGTCGACGTGAACGTCCGGTGGGTCAACTCCGAGAAGATGAATGACCACCACGCAGACCGGATGCGCGAGGCCGACGCCATCGTCGTGCCGGGCGGCTTCGGTGCCCGCGGCACGGAGGGCAAAATCGAGGCGATCCGGTACGCCCGCGAGAACGACATTCCGTTCCTCGGCCTGTGTCTCGGCTTTCAGATGGCTGTTGTCGAGTACGCCCGCAACGTACTGGACCTTGACGATGCCCACTCGGCGGAACTGGAGGAAGATACGCCACATCCCGTCATCGACATCCTCCCCGAGCAGTACGAGATCGAGGACATGGGCGGGACGATGCGGCTGGGTGCCCATGAAACTGAAATCAACGCGAACACGCTCGCCGCGACGCTGTACGGCGGCGAGTCCTGTACCGAACGGCACCGCCACCGATACGAGGTTAACCCCGAGTACATCGACGACCTCGAAGCCGCTGGGCTGAAGTTCTCCGGCCGCGCCGGGAATCGTATGGAGATACTCGAACTCGGACCCGAGGACCACCCGTACTTCATCGGGACGCAGTTCCATCCGGAGTTCCGCTCCCGACCGACGCGTGCCAGCCCGCCGTTTGTCGGACTGCTCGAAGCGGTCCTCGGCGACGACCCCCACACTGCGACGACTGAGGAGGTGAGCCACTGA
- the guaA gene encoding glutamine-hydrolyzing GMP synthase, protein MVNVDEFIEEAKAEIAEEIGDKHAVIGLSGGVDSSTAAALAYEAIGDQLTAVYVDTGLMRKGETDEIRETFDYMDSLRIVEAQDRFLDELEGETDPEEKRHIIGEQFIREFETVAREVDADYLVQGTIYPDRIESEGTIKSHHNVGGLPERIDFDGIVEPMRDLYKDEVREVARALDLEEIISERMPFPGPGLAVRIIGEVTEEKLAVAREANHVVEEELEEYEPWQALAAVIGKATGVKGDNRVHGWVVAVRSVESRDGMTARAQELDWDTLQRMQSRITGAHENVARVVYDVTHKPPATIEYE, encoded by the coding sequence ATGGTGAACGTTGACGAGTTCATTGAGGAGGCGAAAGCCGAAATCGCCGAGGAGATCGGGGACAAGCACGCCGTCATCGGACTCTCTGGCGGTGTCGACTCCTCGACGGCCGCCGCGCTGGCTTACGAGGCTATCGGCGACCAGCTCACCGCCGTGTACGTCGACACCGGGCTGATGCGGAAAGGCGAGACCGACGAGATCCGCGAGACGTTCGATTACATGGACTCGCTGCGCATCGTCGAGGCGCAGGACCGCTTCCTCGACGAACTCGAAGGCGAGACCGACCCCGAAGAGAAACGCCACATCATCGGCGAGCAGTTCATCCGGGAGTTCGAGACGGTCGCCCGCGAGGTTGACGCCGACTACCTGGTGCAGGGGACCATCTACCCCGACCGCATCGAGAGTGAGGGAACCATCAAGTCCCACCACAACGTCGGCGGTCTCCCCGAGCGCATCGACTTCGACGGCATTGTCGAGCCGATGCGGGACCTCTACAAGGACGAGGTCCGCGAGGTCGCCCGCGCGCTTGACCTCGAAGAGATCATCTCTGAACGGATGCCGTTCCCCGGTCCCGGGCTTGCCGTCCGAATCATCGGGGAAGTGACCGAGGAGAAACTGGCGGTGGCCCGCGAGGCCAACCACGTCGTCGAAGAGGAACTGGAGGAGTACGAGCCGTGGCAGGCGCTCGCTGCCGTCATCGGCAAAGCGACGGGTGTCAAAGGCGATAACCGCGTCCACGGCTGGGTCGTCGCCGTCCGCTCCGTTGAGAGCCGGGACGGCATGACCGCCCGCGCACAGGAACTCGACTGGGACACGCTCCAGCGTATGCAGTCGCGCATCACCGGGGCCCACGAGAACGTCGCCCGCGTCGTCTACGACGTGACCCACAAACCGCCGGCGACAATCGAGTACGAATGA
- a CDS encoding DUF7126 family protein produces MNVVLVGTDPNGLTDALEAEGHTVMVADVGNRPGLEEAGIHEADVYLLTEMSQATSIAVAKDLNPDLRVVVYAEGSLPDFASRQTDLVVDPDLLGSDAVAEEL; encoded by the coding sequence ATGAACGTTGTCCTCGTCGGTACAGACCCCAACGGACTCACGGACGCGCTCGAAGCTGAAGGACACACCGTGATGGTTGCCGATGTCGGTAACCGGCCCGGGCTGGAAGAGGCCGGTATCCACGAGGCGGACGTATACCTGCTGACCGAGATGTCACAGGCGACCTCCATCGCCGTTGCCAAGGACCTCAACCCCGACCTCCGGGTGGTCGTCTACGCAGAGGGCTCCCTGCCCGACTTCGCCAGCCGACAGACGGACCTCGTCGTCGACCCGGACTTGCTCGGCTCCGACGCGGTCGCCGAGGAACTGTAG
- a CDS encoding MBL fold metallo-hydrolase, which translates to MVTALADDIWWYDLTGVNATLVDDDGALTLVDTGLPWHGNELIAGLSNAGYELRDLDRILLTHFDLDHVGGLTAFDGIDVPIYVGKRDAPLVTGERSPPLGNHKGAFQRLVSPFVDAPDNDVVPLADGDTVGSFTTYHTPGHTPGHVCYVSESLSLGLLGDLVREDSGRFEPSPWLLSYDTDAVTRSISEFAERAPDFDIAVPGHGVPFEKNGSERLARLAATL; encoded by the coding sequence ATGGTGACGGCGCTCGCCGATGATATCTGGTGGTACGATCTCACGGGCGTCAACGCGACGCTCGTCGACGACGACGGCGCACTCACACTCGTGGACACGGGGCTGCCCTGGCACGGCAACGAACTCATCGCCGGCCTGAGCAATGCCGGCTACGAGCTCCGGGATCTGGACCGCATTCTGCTTACACACTTCGATCTCGACCACGTCGGTGGACTGACCGCCTTCGACGGCATCGACGTGCCCATCTACGTCGGCAAGCGGGACGCGCCGCTGGTCACCGGTGAGCGGTCGCCGCCGCTGGGAAACCACAAGGGTGCGTTCCAGCGACTCGTCTCACCGTTCGTCGACGCGCCGGACAACGACGTTGTCCCCCTGGCCGACGGCGATACCGTCGGGAGTTTCACCACCTATCACACCCCCGGTCACACGCCGGGGCACGTCTGCTACGTCAGCGAGTCGCTGTCACTGGGACTGCTGGGTGACCTCGTCCGTGAGGACAGCGGCCGCTTCGAACCTTCGCCGTGGCTGTTGAGTTACGATACCGACGCCGTCACCCGGAGTATCAGTGAGTTCGCCGAGCGTGCGCCTGACTTTGACATCGCCGTCCCGGGCCACGGCGTTCCATTCGAGAAAAACGGCTCTGAGCGACTGGCCCGACTTGCGGCGACGTTGTAA
- a CDS encoding glutamate-cysteine ligase family protein produces MSVHESEPIRRSIEVEYWVIDDAGRLVEPGALVNATPGAEREFVKPLLEVKTTPCETATELRTELLDRLGAVLRRADDLGKRLVPLSTPVNADEIQEIPCDRTRIQNCVVGDDFEYVRHCAGTHIHIEQQPGREIDQLNTLIAIDPALALVSSSPYFRGRRLADSARSKLYRWMAYNSVPHQGWLWSYLNDTAEWDRRLERRYDEFVTAAVDAGVDRRTVAANFEPESAIWTPVQLRAEFGTVEWRSPDAALPSQVLQLADAVASLMDHLRGTEVRIEGETGRVTDDKIVLPEFDAVLAYANDAIRDGATCDSVGSYLDRMGFDVDAYEPVAPTFDRPEPVTPRDAREIRLDHADRLQDDVRQAAPVALD; encoded by the coding sequence GTGTCAGTACACGAATCCGAACCGATACGACGAAGCATCGAAGTGGAGTACTGGGTCATCGACGACGCGGGCCGGCTGGTCGAACCGGGGGCGCTCGTCAACGCAACCCCAGGAGCGGAGCGAGAGTTCGTCAAGCCGCTACTGGAGGTCAAGACGACGCCGTGTGAGACAGCGACAGAACTGCGCACGGAACTCCTCGACCGGCTCGGGGCCGTGCTGCGGCGGGCCGACGACCTCGGGAAACGGCTCGTGCCGCTTTCGACCCCAGTCAACGCTGACGAGATTCAGGAGATTCCGTGCGACCGGACCCGGATTCAAAACTGTGTCGTCGGCGATGATTTCGAGTACGTCCGCCACTGTGCCGGCACGCACATCCACATCGAACAGCAGCCGGGGCGGGAAATCGACCAGTTGAATACGCTGATTGCCATTGACCCCGCGCTAGCGCTCGTCTCGTCCTCGCCGTATTTCCGCGGCCGGCGGCTGGCCGACAGTGCGCGCTCGAAACTGTACCGCTGGATGGCGTACAACTCGGTGCCACACCAGGGCTGGCTGTGGTCGTATCTCAACGACACTGCGGAGTGGGACCGCCGGCTCGAACGGCGCTACGATGAGTTTGTGACCGCGGCTGTCGACGCTGGTGTCGACCGCCGGACTGTCGCAGCGAACTTCGAGCCCGAAAGCGCTATCTGGACGCCAGTCCAGCTTCGGGCCGAGTTCGGCACCGTCGAGTGGCGGTCGCCCGACGCTGCACTCCCGAGTCAGGTCCTGCAACTCGCCGACGCCGTAGCGTCTCTCATGGACCACCTCAGGGGAACCGAGGTGCGTATCGAGGGTGAGACGGGCCGCGTTACCGACGACAAAATCGTGCTCCCGGAGTTCGACGCTGTCCTTGCATACGCGAACGACGCTATCCGGGACGGGGCCACCTGCGATAGCGTTGGGTCGTATCTCGACCGGATGGGATTCGACGTGGACGCGTACGAACCGGTCGCGCCGACGTTCGACAGACCAGAACCGGTCACACCCCGTGATGCCCGCGAGATTCGGCTCGACCACGCCGACCGGCTGCAGGACGATGTGCGACAGGCTGCGCCGGTCGCACTCGATTAG
- a CDS encoding aldo/keto reductase, translating to MDDIQIQGTSVPALGLGTWQLTGQSCRETVETALGMGYRHIDTAQAYGNERQVGLGMDAAAVDREDVFLTTKLDGSNRDERSVRRSTRESLNKLGTDYLDLLLIHWPNTPWMASLSETLGAMNDVVEEGLVRHIGVSNFSPSLLDRARDISSAPIFTDQVQYHPYWDQRKLLDYCRIHDVLLTAYSPLARGGVLDDPALVQIGNKYGKSPAQVALRWLVQQDGVAAIPKASSREHLEANLAVFDFELTDAEMERIRDPSKVKTGVQFVRSQLPF from the coding sequence ATGGACGATATTCAGATTCAGGGAACGTCGGTCCCCGCACTCGGCCTCGGGACGTGGCAGCTCACCGGCCAGTCCTGCCGTGAAACCGTCGAAACAGCTCTGGGGATGGGCTATCGCCACATCGACACCGCACAGGCGTATGGCAACGAGCGGCAGGTCGGGCTGGGGATGGATGCCGCCGCGGTCGACCGCGAAGACGTGTTCTTGACGACGAAGCTCGACGGGTCCAACCGCGACGAGCGGAGCGTCCGCCGGTCGACGCGGGAGAGCCTGAACAAACTGGGAACGGACTATCTGGACCTCCTGCTCATCCACTGGCCGAACACCCCGTGGATGGCGTCGCTATCGGAGACGCTCGGGGCGATGAACGACGTCGTCGAGGAGGGGCTGGTCCGCCACATCGGCGTCAGCAACTTCTCGCCGTCGCTGCTGGACAGGGCGCGGGACATCTCCTCGGCCCCTATCTTCACCGATCAGGTACAGTACCACCCCTACTGGGACCAGCGGAAATTGCTGGATTACTGTCGCATACACGACGTGCTCCTGACCGCGTATAGCCCGTTGGCCCGCGGCGGCGTCCTTGACGACCCCGCGCTCGTCCAGATCGGAAACAAATACGGGAAATCCCCGGCGCAGGTCGCGCTCCGGTGGCTGGTTCAGCAGGACGGCGTGGCAGCGATTCCGAAGGCATCCAGCCGCGAGCATCTGGAAGCGAACCTGGCGGTCTTCGATTTCGAACTCACCGACGCGGAGATGGAACGGATTCGGGACCCGTCGAAGGTCAAGACCGGCGTGCAGTTCGTTCGGTCGCAGTTGCCGTTCTGA
- a CDS encoding WD40/YVTN/BNR-like repeat-containing protein: MSDRNATRRGVLKGIGATAAAALGGAALSGTVAAAGPWESVESPTGNTLHDVEFTAAGAYAVAGGGIVLERTSTGWQKVIGGGPTGNGNSLYGADVTDDGTALWFVGASGAIGEYDVESGVLTNHSAPMDVTNNFNDVSVTGSAGEANVYVAGDSGKMYYSFENGASETWDYTTPGSGSAINAVDFHGVRSGHIVDGNKSVFVTDDGSTWDKIGLADANVNFYGVDSDGPDDVWVSGGGGMVFHWNGSEWTPTDTGDAGLRDIEVTDDDSTGYTVGGGGKVYALGGGDWTPDETPAGENLTAVVRGGTDIAVGSGGTILEK, translated from the coding sequence ATGTCCGATCGCAACGCGACACGGCGCGGCGTACTCAAGGGTATCGGCGCGACAGCTGCAGCTGCACTGGGTGGGGCGGCCCTCTCCGGGACAGTTGCGGCGGCCGGTCCCTGGGAGTCCGTCGAGTCCCCGACCGGGAACACCCTCCACGATGTCGAGTTCACCGCGGCCGGTGCGTACGCGGTGGCGGGTGGCGGTATCGTCCTCGAACGAACCAGCACAGGCTGGCAGAAGGTCATCGGCGGCGGTCCGACCGGAAACGGCAACAGCCTCTACGGGGCCGACGTGACCGACGACGGCACGGCCCTCTGGTTCGTCGGTGCCTCGGGCGCTATCGGCGAGTACGACGTGGAGTCGGGCGTGCTTACCAACCATAGCGCTCCGATGGATGTCACCAACAACTTCAACGACGTGTCCGTGACCGGCAGCGCCGGCGAGGCAAACGTCTACGTCGCCGGCGACTCCGGCAAGATGTACTACAGCTTCGAGAACGGCGCGAGTGAGACGTGGGACTACACCACGCCCGGGTCCGGGTCAGCCATCAACGCTGTCGACTTCCACGGGGTCCGCTCGGGCCATATCGTCGACGGCAACAAGAGCGTCTTCGTCACCGATGACGGGTCGACGTGGGACAAGATCGGCCTCGCCGACGCCAACGTCAACTTCTACGGCGTCGACTCCGACGGCCCGGACGACGTGTGGGTCTCCGGCGGTGGCGGTATGGTGTTCCACTGGAACGGCTCTGAATGGACGCCGACCGACACAGGCGATGCCGGCCTGCGAGACATCGAGGTCACCGACGACGACAGCACCGGCTACACAGTCGGTGGCGGTGGCAAGGTGTACGCCCTCGGCGGTGGCGACTGGACCCCGGATGAGACGCCCGCCGGCGAGAACCTGACGGCCGTCGTCCGCGGCGGCACCGACATCGCGGTCGGTTCGGGCGGAACTATCCTGGAGAAGTAG
- a CDS encoding molybdopterin-binding protein — translation MVDFQSRDTRRGPTDGEDDETDEDETRGDEESAAADTDDEASSSDPTEAADPAAGNDDEAPEEADSTATPVADDTAENNDEPTSKPETNSSVTDRIDEAADHSVGSQSATETQDAETAAEATQRPDEEASAETQSATQPRDTPQEAAVQTTDAAPAQTVTQTDAAQEQSVAIAVVTVGTATEEGDPTGEAVETALEATGQTVTARERLRGDYDGIQEAVDRLVGRDDVAVVVTAGGLGVAPTEQTLEAVHPLFEKALPGFEEVYRGLLFEQQGTEVIAIRATAGIADGTPVFCLPADPAAARVAIDEIIAAEAPSLVAELS, via the coding sequence ATGGTGGATTTCCAGTCCCGTGACACACGCCGAGGGCCGACTGACGGGGAAGACGATGAAACGGATGAGGACGAGACGCGGGGCGACGAGGAATCCGCAGCAGCCGATACTGACGACGAGGCCAGCAGTTCGGACCCCACCGAAGCAGCCGATCCAGCGGCGGGAAACGACGACGAAGCGCCAGAAGAAGCTGACAGCACAGCGACGCCTGTAGCAGATGATACCGCAGAGAACAACGACGAGCCTACCTCGAAGCCCGAAACCAATAGCTCTGTCACGGACCGTATCGACGAGGCGGCAGATCACAGTGTGGGCAGCCAATCAGCGACCGAAACACAGGACGCTGAAACGGCTGCTGAGGCGACACAGAGACCTGACGAGGAAGCCAGCGCCGAGACACAATCAGCTACGCAGCCGAGAGACACACCGCAGGAAGCGGCAGTTCAGACAACGGATGCGGCACCAGCGCAAACAGTGACCCAGACCGACGCGGCGCAAGAGCAGTCAGTGGCCATCGCCGTCGTTACGGTCGGGACGGCGACAGAGGAAGGCGACCCGACGGGCGAGGCAGTGGAGACAGCACTCGAAGCGACCGGCCAGACAGTCACAGCCCGCGAACGCCTTCGAGGGGACTATGACGGCATTCAGGAGGCCGTCGACAGGTTGGTCGGGCGTGACGACGTGGCGGTCGTCGTCACCGCGGGGGGACTCGGCGTCGCCCCGACGGAGCAGACGCTCGAAGCTGTCCACCCCCTGTTCGAGAAAGCCCTGCCGGGATTCGAGGAAGTGTACCGGGGCCTCCTCTTCGAACAACAGGGGACCGAGGTCATCGCCATCCGTGCGACGGCCGGGATCGCCGATGGGACGCCAGTGTTCTGCCTGCCCGCGGACCCGGCGGCGGCCCGTGTCGCCATTGACGAGATCATCGCGGCGGAAGCCCCGTCACTCGTCGCTGAACTGTCCTGA